The Acidobacteriota bacterium genome includes a window with the following:
- a CDS encoding helix-turn-helix transcriptional regulator: protein MKEGKKPYYMISAVAKLYNIHPQTLRLYEREGLLKPSRTEGNTRLYSDEDLKKLELILNLTRELGVNLAGVEVILNMREKLEKLQREYDELVKFVCETLKVELRSVEDLYKNALVKVPRATIARFKEMRENGDKETGT from the coding sequence ATGAAGGAAGGGAAAAAACCCTACTATATGATAAGCGCGGTAGCCAAACTATACAACATCCATCCTCAAACCCTTCGTTTATACGAACGGGAAGGGTTACTAAAGCCGTCGCGGACCGAGGGGAATACCCGACTTTACTCCGACGAAGACCTTAAAAAGCTGGAGCTGATCCTCAATCTCACCCGGGAGCTCGGGGTGAACTTGGCTGGGGTAGAGGTTATCCTGAATATGAGAGAGAAGTTGGAGAAACTCCAACGGGAGTACGATGAATTGGTAAAGTTTGTCTGTGAGACATTAAAGGTTGAACTGCGGTCGGTCGAGGATCTCTATAAGAACGCTTTGGTAAAGGTCCCTCGGGCTACCATCGCTAGGTTTAAGGAGATGAGAGAGAATGGGGATAAAGAAACCGGTACCTGA
- the dnaJ gene encoding molecular chaperone DnaJ: MGENEDYYQILGVPRNASFEEIKKAYRKLARKYHPDLNPGDRKAEERFKKISEAYNVLSDPEKRKQYDQFGRVGVGFDASSSGFSGFGGFDFFDFDLFKSRGFGDLFSQFFRGRERKEKNIPQRGEDIQYTMNISFMDAVRGLTTTITYLRPVPCSICGGKGYVGGGDSVCPECGGSGKKTFTRGPIHIATTCDRCRGTGRIIGAKCPRCGGGGIEQKRERIKVRIPPGVDTGSRVRVPGKGGPGRNGGPPGDLYILINVSPHPIFTRKGDNIYVKIPLTITEAVLGGKIEVPTIEGKATIRIPPGTKSGQKFRLRGKGVPSLQGKGRGDEFVEVEIVPPKIVDERSKELLREFARLNPENPREGLVI, encoded by the coding sequence ATGGGAGAGAATGAGGATTATTATCAGATATTAGGGGTCCCCCGTAACGCCTCATTCGAGGAGATAAAGAAAGCCTATCGCAAGCTCGCCCGGAAGTACCATCCCGACTTGAACCCCGGCGACAGGAAGGCTGAGGAGCGGTTTAAGAAGATATCCGAGGCATACAATGTGTTGAGTGATCCAGAAAAGCGGAAGCAATACGATCAGTTTGGGCGAGTAGGGGTAGGGTTTGATGCCTCCTCCAGTGGTTTTTCTGGGTTCGGGGGGTTCGACTTCTTCGATTTCGATCTCTTCAAGTCCCGTGGTTTTGGTGATCTCTTCTCTCAGTTCTTTCGGGGTCGGGAGAGAAAGGAGAAGAACATCCCCCAAAGGGGGGAGGACATCCAGTACACGATGAACATCAGCTTTATGGATGCGGTTCGGGGGCTTACCACTACCATCACCTACCTAAGACCCGTTCCTTGCTCGATTTGTGGTGGGAAGGGCTATGTAGGTGGAGGGGATTCGGTCTGCCCTGAATGTGGAGGAAGCGGGAAAAAGACATTCACCCGGGGGCCAATCCATATCGCCACCACCTGCGACCGCTGTAGAGGAACAGGAAGGATAATCGGGGCAAAATGCCCTCGCTGTGGTGGAGGAGGAATAGAGCAGAAAAGGGAGAGGATAAAGGTTCGCATCCCCCCAGGGGTGGATACTGGATCTCGAGTACGGGTTCCGGGGAAGGGAGGCCCGGGAAGAAACGGTGGTCCCCCGGGCGATCTCTACATCCTCATCAATGTCAGCCCTCATCCCATCTTCACCCGGAAAGGGGACAATATCTATGTTAAAATACCTCTCACCATTACCGAGGCGGTCCTCGGAGGGAAGATAGAGGTACCCACGATAGAGGGGAAGGCAACCATCCGTATTCCCCCAGGGACCAAAAGCGGACAGAAATTCCGCCTCCGGGGTAAAGGGGTACCTTCGCTCCAGGGAAAGGGAAGGGGTGATGAGTTCGTGGAGGTAGAGATAGTACCACCCAAGATAGTCGACGAGCGCTCAAAAGAGCTTCTCCGGGAGTTTGCCCGATTAAACCCAGAGAACCCAAGAGAGGGGTTGGTGATATAA
- a CDS encoding Hsp20/alpha crystallin family protein — MPLKGIPFSDLDAILSEMNSLFERMFSSRELVPQLEVASWSPPVDIYETGEEIVLSAELPGVREEDIKLEIEGNELVISGERRLEEGGARGNWSRMERFYGPFERRFLLPAKVDKERISATLSQGVLEVHLPKLEEKRAKRIAIKIEK; from the coding sequence ATGCCCCTGAAAGGGATACCGTTTTCTGACCTCGACGCTATACTGAGCGAAATGAATTCCCTCTTCGAGCGGATGTTCTCCTCGCGGGAACTCGTTCCCCAACTTGAGGTAGCAAGCTGGAGCCCTCCGGTCGATATCTATGAGACCGGGGAGGAGATAGTGCTCTCAGCAGAGCTTCCTGGGGTTAGAGAGGAGGATATAAAGCTCGAGATCGAGGGAAACGAGTTGGTGATCTCCGGAGAGCGGAGGCTCGAAGAAGGTGGAGCAAGGGGCAACTGGTCTCGAATGGAGCGTTTTTACGGTCCCTTCGAGCGAAGGTTCCTCCTCCCTGCCAAGGTGGATAAGGAGAGGATATCAGCCACCCTCTCCCAAGGGGTTCTTGAGGTTCACCTCCCCAAACTGGAGGAGAAAAGGGCGAAGAGGATTGCGATAAAGATAGAGAAATGA
- the dnaK gene encoding molecular chaperone DnaK — MSKVIGIDLGTTNSVVAVMEGGKPVVIPNQEGSNITPSVVGFTKKGERLVGQLAKRQAVTNPENTIYSIKRFMGRRYDEVSEEITMVPYKVVKGPHGDARVEVMGKQYSPPEISAMILKKLKEAAENYLGQKVTKAVITVPAYFNDSQRQATKDAGRIAGLEVLRIINEPTAASLAYGLDKKKDELIAVYDFGGGTFDISILEVGEGVIEVKATAGDTHLGGDDIDKRVIDWIVEEFKKDQGIDLSKDKMAMQRLKEAAEKAKIELSTMMETEINLPFITADSSGPKHLQMKLTRAKLEQLMDEIIKRTIDPCKQAMKDAGVEPKDIDEVVLVGGSTRIPKVQEIVRELFGKEPCKGVNPDEVVAVGAAIQAGVLAGEVKEVLLLDVTPLSLGIETLGGVFTKLIPRNTTIPTRKSEIFTTASDNQTSVEIHVLQGEREMARDNRTLGRFHLVGIPPAPRGVPQIEVTFDIDANGILNVSAKDLATGKEQKITITSSSGLTEEEIQRMVKEAEEHAEEDRRKKEEIEARNRADQMVYITEKVLRENRDKISEAEAKEIERAIEETKKAMEEGGKERIEQALANLTKASHKLAEYMYQKAGSAQSATSGGGSTEEKGEKKKEEEVIDAEYVEDDDKKAN; from the coding sequence ATGAGCAAGGTGATTGGGATAGACTTGGGAACTACCAACTCGGTAGTTGCCGTAATGGAGGGGGGAAAACCTGTAGTCATTCCTAATCAGGAGGGAAGCAATATCACCCCCTCGGTGGTCGGCTTCACCAAGAAAGGGGAACGATTGGTGGGGCAACTCGCCAAGAGACAGGCGGTAACCAACCCGGAGAACACCATTTATTCCATAAAACGGTTTATGGGACGGCGGTATGATGAGGTCTCCGAGGAGATCACGATGGTGCCTTACAAGGTGGTTAAGGGACCTCATGGTGATGCTCGAGTAGAGGTGATGGGGAAGCAATACTCTCCCCCGGAGATCTCGGCGATGATCCTTAAGAAACTGAAGGAAGCAGCAGAGAACTATCTGGGACAGAAGGTCACCAAAGCGGTGATCACTGTACCCGCTTACTTCAATGATTCTCAGCGCCAGGCGACCAAGGATGCGGGTAGGATAGCTGGGCTCGAGGTCCTCCGAATAATCAATGAGCCAACCGCCGCTTCACTTGCCTACGGCTTGGATAAGAAGAAGGATGAGCTGATTGCGGTTTACGACTTCGGTGGCGGCACCTTTGATATCTCTATCCTCGAGGTCGGTGAGGGAGTAATAGAGGTCAAGGCAACTGCCGGTGATACCCATTTAGGAGGCGATGACATAGACAAGCGGGTTATCGACTGGATCGTCGAGGAGTTTAAGAAGGATCAAGGCATCGATCTAAGCAAGGATAAAATGGCGATGCAACGGCTAAAGGAGGCAGCGGAAAAGGCAAAGATAGAGCTGTCCACGATGATGGAAACGGAGATAAATCTCCCCTTCATCACTGCTGATTCCTCTGGTCCCAAGCACCTCCAGATGAAACTCACCAGGGCAAAACTGGAACAGCTTATGGACGAGATAATAAAGCGGACCATCGACCCCTGTAAGCAGGCGATGAAGGATGCCGGCGTTGAACCAAAGGACATAGACGAGGTAGTTCTGGTTGGTGGTTCCACCAGAATCCCCAAGGTTCAGGAGATCGTCCGAGAGCTGTTCGGCAAAGAGCCATGCAAGGGGGTTAATCCGGATGAGGTGGTCGCCGTAGGTGCTGCTATTCAGGCTGGGGTGCTTGCTGGTGAGGTGAAGGAGGTATTACTCCTCGATGTAACCCCACTCTCTCTCGGCATAGAAACCTTGGGAGGGGTGTTCACCAAGTTGATCCCGCGTAACACCACCATACCCACCAGAAAAAGCGAGATATTTACCACTGCAAGCGACAACCAGACCTCGGTGGAGATTCATGTGCTTCAAGGCGAACGGGAGATGGCGCGTGATAATAGAACCTTAGGCAGGTTCCATTTAGTCGGTATCCCTCCTGCTCCCCGTGGGGTTCCCCAGATAGAGGTTACCTTTGACATCGATGCCAACGGAATCCTCAATGTGTCGGCTAAGGACCTCGCTACTGGAAAGGAGCAGAAGATAACCATCACCTCTTCGAGCGGTTTAACCGAAGAGGAGATTCAGCGGATGGTAAAAGAGGCGGAAGAGCATGCTGAGGAGGATAGAAGGAAAAAGGAGGAGATCGAAGCGAGAAACAGGGCGGATCAGATGGTCTACATCACGGAGAAGGTGCTCCGGGAGAACCGGGATAAGATAAGCGAAGCAGAGGCAAAGGAGATCGAACGAGCCATCGAGGAGACGAAGAAAGCTATGGAAGAAGGCGGTAAAGAGAGGATTGAGCAGGCGCTTGCGAATCTCACTAAAGCCTCCCACAAGCTCGCTGAGTATATGTACCAGAAAGCGGGTTCTGCCCAAAGTGCCACCAGTGGTGGAGGATCGACTGAGGAGAAGGGGGAAAAAAAGAAAGAAGAAGAGGTAATAGATGCGGAGTATGTGGAGGATGATGACAAAAAGGCGAACTAA
- a CDS encoding DUF4388 domain-containing protein yields the protein MALEGTLKDFSLTEIFQLLSYQQKSGVLTIKTNEEEIRVTFLKGAITSADSDTSPLDEELISHLMENQLLSQEKLREVLEIKKETLYPLPRILISSGIISPEKVKKLLDKLVKERLYKLFQLKEASFHFDPAEEEELKADYLPLLSAQAILMEAVQIVDELPIIEKKIPSPTLVVDKYPLSGIRVVETAEEGTFLGEEKPPLPEEGDKEGEIKLSPEVFRVYQAIDGKKNIKEIAFSLELSQFEASRAIYELLERKLVYLKWAKEAPIKEKKEVLPSRLGVSLIFITVLLVASFSLYLRREAPFYPFTIKEKPVSSLIEGDSYLRMKRIEKALAIYYFQHSRYPKNLFLLVREGLLPPRELRDAKGRLYIYKPRGGGYLLIGFDRSGKPSSTLTISHP from the coding sequence ATGGCATTAGAGGGAACCCTAAAGGATTTCAGCCTAACCGAGATATTCCAACTCCTCTCCTATCAGCAGAAAAGCGGGGTGCTGACCATAAAAACAAATGAGGAGGAGATAAGGGTAACCTTCTTAAAAGGAGCAATAACCTCTGCCGATTCTGACACCTCTCCCCTTGACGAGGAACTCATTTCCCACTTAATGGAAAATCAACTGCTCTCTCAAGAGAAACTGAGGGAAGTTCTTGAGATTAAGAAAGAAACCCTCTACCCTCTACCTCGGATCCTCATCTCAAGTGGGATCATATCTCCAGAGAAGGTCAAAAAGCTCCTTGACAAACTGGTCAAGGAAAGGCTTTACAAGCTATTCCAATTGAAGGAGGCAAGTTTCCACTTTGATCCTGCTGAGGAGGAAGAGCTTAAAGCGGATTATCTCCCCCTCCTTTCTGCTCAAGCCATCCTTATGGAAGCGGTTCAGATAGTGGACGAACTCCCCATCATTGAGAAGAAGATACCCTCGCCCACCTTGGTCGTCGATAAATACCCCCTCTCCGGCATAAGGGTGGTTGAGACAGCTGAAGAAGGAACCTTTCTCGGCGAGGAGAAACCACCTTTACCGGAGGAAGGGGATAAAGAGGGAGAGATAAAGCTGAGTCCAGAGGTATTCCGGGTCTATCAGGCGATAGACGGGAAGAAGAACATAAAGGAGATCGCCTTCTCTTTAGAGCTTTCCCAATTCGAAGCCTCAAGGGCGATATACGAATTGCTGGAACGAAAACTGGTCTATCTTAAATGGGCAAAAGAGGCGCCCATTAAAGAGAAAAAGGAGGTCCTTCCTTCACGGCTTGGTGTCAGTTTAATATTCATCACCGTCCTATTGGTAGCCTCCTTCTCCCTCTACCTAAGACGAGAGGCTCCATTCTATCCCTTTACCATTAAGGAGAAACCGGTTTCTTCCCTCATTGAAGGGGATTCCTATCTCCGAATGAAACGGATAGAAAAAGCTTTAGCTATTTACTATTTCCAGCATTCTCGCTATCCGAAGAACCTCTTTCTTCTGGTAAGGGAGGGCCTACTCCCTCCCAGGGAGTTAAGGGACGCAAAGGGGAGATTGTATATATATAAACCCCGTGGTGGTGGCTATCTGCTTATCGGTTTCGATCGTTCGGGGAAGCCCTCTTCTACGCTTACCATTAGCCATCCATAG
- a CDS encoding tetratricopeptide repeat protein has translation MRRTIVLLLVIATIFCLSLPSFSSIQPPLIDEAKVADEGISLSLPGRLRSLWQRRRRLMADRNLPQVEELDSEILRLAKEGGIKALPELAGAYFTEARTFFNKGIYKEARNDLKKAISLDPYLSPSYYLLGRISLKNSDIIPAAKWYLKGIRASTRSLLGRYLILMNILYLLLLSSVAGILTFLILKLIKYHKQIRHDFEEFWGERLPPLLVSGLAIFYLFAPLLLFLGAGIFILYLMIISWRYYKGAEKLFAWVSLIMMTFLFPITNLSLGLLDFSRSPKLEVAANFIEERLDAITEHHLTKMVKTESNDLTAHILLALEYQREEKFDLAFAEYGKLLQKHPELSLAYNNRGNILFLSGHPELAIEHYKRAVELDPVNPIPYYNLSLAYSELLDFDQANKMMNEARRLEPSLSPPPSESQARTIDMKPTKEELLSWAFKDLSHFLRRRVRSNPGTIWGSILLNPLTISGFVALLLVLIISIAFRDLPTARVCEMCGKPFCYRCRVGIPENSYCSQCYHLFIKRDGVSPQAKELKLSQIGRYQFKKKFLRYLITLILPGGGHQLGGQAGWGGVLTFSWLILFLSFLLYPFLLTTSPLFSGGWSPVRILLGIGGVIVYLLSILSLKGGDQWH, from the coding sequence ATGAGAAGAACTATTGTTTTGCTTTTGGTGATAGCTACCATATTCTGTCTTTCTCTTCCTTCTTTTTCCTCCATTCAACCCCCTCTCATCGATGAGGCTAAAGTAGCGGATGAAGGAATCTCTCTCTCTCTTCCCGGTAGACTTCGTTCGCTCTGGCAGAGAAGAAGAAGGTTAATGGCGGACAGAAATCTACCTCAGGTAGAGGAGTTGGATAGTGAGATCTTAAGACTGGCAAAAGAAGGAGGAATAAAAGCTCTCCCTGAGCTTGCCGGCGCTTATTTTACCGAAGCAAGGACATTTTTTAATAAAGGGATATACAAAGAGGCAAGGAACGACCTCAAGAAAGCGATCTCCCTCGATCCCTATCTTTCTCCAAGTTACTATCTATTAGGTAGAATATCTCTCAAAAACTCAGATATAATCCCAGCAGCCAAATGGTACCTAAAGGGGATAAGGGCATCAACAAGAAGCCTTTTAGGGCGTTATCTTATTTTGATGAATATCCTCTATCTCCTTTTACTCTCCTCTGTCGCTGGTATCCTCACCTTTCTCATCCTAAAGCTAATCAAATACCATAAACAGATCCGTCATGATTTTGAGGAGTTTTGGGGAGAAAGGTTACCACCTCTTCTGGTATCGGGGTTGGCTATCTTCTACCTCTTCGCCCCCCTTCTGCTATTCCTGGGAGCAGGAATATTTATCCTCTACCTTATGATAATCTCTTGGCGTTACTATAAGGGGGCGGAAAAACTTTTTGCCTGGGTAAGCCTCATCATGATGACCTTCCTTTTCCCGATAACCAACCTCTCTTTAGGACTGCTTGATTTCTCCCGCTCTCCTAAGCTGGAAGTGGCAGCTAATTTTATCGAGGAACGGCTGGACGCAATTACGGAACACCATCTCACAAAGATGGTGAAGACCGAATCGAATGACTTGACTGCTCACATCCTCCTTGCTTTGGAATATCAGCGAGAGGAGAAGTTCGATCTCGCCTTTGCAGAATATGGAAAGCTACTCCAAAAGCATCCCGAGCTTTCCCTTGCTTATAATAATCGGGGGAATATCCTCTTTCTCTCTGGTCATCCCGAACTGGCTATAGAACATTACAAACGAGCGGTAGAGCTGGACCCAGTAAATCCCATCCCTTATTACAACCTAAGCCTTGCCTATTCCGAACTCCTTGACTTTGACCAAGCCAATAAGATGATGAACGAAGCACGGCGGTTGGAGCCTTCCCTTAGTCCTCCTCCATCCGAAAGCCAAGCCCGAACAATAGATATGAAGCCAACAAAGGAGGAACTTCTTTCTTGGGCGTTTAAAGATCTCTCCCATTTCCTAAGGAGGAGGGTTAGATCCAATCCAGGAACCATCTGGGGTTCTATTCTCCTAAATCCTCTAACTATAAGTGGCTTTGTCGCCCTTTTGTTGGTGCTTATCATCTCTATAGCGTTTCGGGATCTACCCACCGCCCGTGTTTGCGAAATGTGTGGAAAACCCTTCTGCTACCGTTGCCGAGTAGGGATACCGGAAAACTCCTACTGCTCTCAATGTTATCATCTATTTATTAAGAGGGACGGAGTATCACCTCAGGCAAAGGAGTTAAAGCTTTCCCAGATAGGGAGGTATCAATTCAAGAAAAAGTTCCTCCGCTATCTAATTACCCTCATCCTCCCCGGCGGAGGGCATCAATTGGGGGGACAGGCTGGTTGGGGTGGGGTGTTGACCTTTTCCTGGCTCATCCTTTTCCTCTCTTTTCTCCTCTATCCCTTTCTTCTAACCACTTCCCCTCTCTTCTCAGGAGGCTGGTCCCCGGTGAGGATACTCCTTGGAATAGGCGGGGTCATCGTATATCTACTGAGCATCCTTAGCTTAAAAGGTGGAGATCAATGGCATTAG
- a CDS encoding DUF1844 domain-containing protein, producing the protein MGNRGKRKSNTIERDPLKEGGKSKKETQEKREEEGRKKDPLITFSSFIMSLAASALVNLGGAPGKEKERVDLTAARQIIDIIDMLKKKTEGNRTEEETRLIEEVLYELRMAYLAKSKFIKL; encoded by the coding sequence ATGGGCAACAGAGGGAAGAGGAAATCCAATACTATCGAGAGAGATCCATTAAAGGAAGGGGGGAAATCAAAAAAGGAAACTCAGGAAAAAAGGGAAGAGGAAGGAAGAAAAAAAGATCCCCTCATTACCTTTAGCTCGTTCATTATGTCGTTAGCCGCTTCAGCCCTTGTTAACCTGGGAGGAGCTCCAGGAAAGGAGAAGGAAAGGGTCGACCTTACTGCTGCTCGCCAGATAATAGACATAATCGATATGCTTAAGAAAAAGACCGAAGGAAACAGGACCGAGGAGGAAACGAGGTTGATCGAAGAGGTCCTTTACGAACTCAGGATGGCATATCTGGCGAAGAGCAAATTCATCAAACTTTAA
- the mazG gene encoding nucleoside triphosphate pyrophosphohydrolase, which yields MEKRFASLVELVAFLRSEKGCPWDREQTLDTVRSYLVEETYEVVEAIEERDFQKLKEELGDLLFELVFVAQLAKERGKFEISDVISGIVEKMIKRHPHVFGGRRAESPSEVVRNWNELKKKERNPASLLDGVPNGAPSLLRAYQLTERAARVGFDWRELDEILDKLFEELSELKRAREKGEAKEVEDEVGDLLFVVANIARFLGINPEIALARANRRFEGRFRYLEQKLKEKGIMLEEASLVEMEELWQESKGKERKVEVDR from the coding sequence ATGGAAAAAAGATTTGCCAGTCTGGTTGAACTTGTTGCTTTTCTGAGAAGTGAGAAGGGGTGTCCTTGGGATAGGGAGCAGACTTTGGATACGGTGAGGTCCTATCTCGTTGAGGAGACTTATGAAGTGGTGGAGGCTATCGAGGAACGGGATTTTCAGAAGCTTAAGGAGGAGCTGGGAGATCTCCTTTTCGAACTGGTTTTTGTAGCTCAACTGGCAAAGGAAAGGGGAAAATTCGAGATCTCCGATGTTATCTCCGGGATAGTGGAGAAGATGATCAAGCGACATCCCCATGTATTCGGGGGGAGGAGGGCGGAATCGCCTTCCGAGGTGGTACGAAATTGGAATGAATTGAAAAAAAAGGAGAGGAACCCCGCTTCCCTTCTTGATGGCGTTCCTAACGGTGCGCCTTCCCTCCTTCGTGCTTATCAATTGACCGAGCGAGCAGCGCGGGTTGGCTTTGACTGGCGCGAGTTGGACGAGATCCTGGATAAGCTTTTTGAAGAACTCTCCGAACTCAAAAGAGCGAGAGAGAAGGGGGAGGCGAAGGAGGTGGAGGATGAGGTCGGAGACCTTCTTTTCGTGGTAGCCAACATAGCTCGCTTCTTGGGAATAAATCCTGAGATCGCCCTTGCCCGGGCGAATCGGAGGTTTGAAGGTCGTTTCCGTTACCTTGAGCAAAAACTCAAGGAAAAGGGAATTATGCTGGAGGAGGCGAGCTTAGTAGAGATGGAGGAGTTATGGCAGGAGTCAAAGGGTAAAGAGAGGAAAGTGGAGGTTGATAGATGA
- a CDS encoding outer membrane beta-barrel protein, whose protein sequence is MKKLLPIVLIILFSLSALAEEKPLRVEVSPFLGTVFKSDFSLSGNIEYHHDYRYLAGGKLAVFFNDSIGVEGYFAYSLSSVFVIDNEAEKTEKTRYSTLIYGGDLVVNLGKLDVIPFLAAGVARISYRVPDEGSPFSVRGSHYELNVGGGMKYYWFEWLAFRGDFRWRFIFLGGGDLPTYTSYFEFTGGVSFVLRK, encoded by the coding sequence ATGAAGAAATTACTCCCGATCGTTTTGATAATTCTTTTTTCTCTATCGGCTTTAGCCGAAGAGAAACCCTTAAGGGTCGAGGTGAGCCCGTTTTTGGGCACCGTCTTCAAAAGCGATTTCTCCCTTTCGGGGAACATCGAGTACCATCATGATTATCGGTATCTCGCTGGGGGAAAGTTGGCGGTTTTCTTCAATGATAGTATTGGGGTAGAAGGTTATTTCGCCTACTCACTTTCCTCCGTTTTCGTCATCGATAATGAGGCTGAGAAGACGGAAAAGACCCGCTATTCCACTCTGATCTATGGTGGGGACCTGGTGGTCAATCTGGGTAAACTCGATGTAATACCCTTCCTCGCTGCCGGGGTGGCTCGGATCTCGTATCGGGTGCCGGATGAAGGTTCCCCCTTCTCCGTCCGGGGGAGCCATTATGAGCTCAATGTAGGCGGTGGAATGAAATATTACTGGTTCGAGTGGCTCGCCTTTCGTGGCGATTTTCGCTGGCGGTTCATCTTTCTCGGTGGGGGGGATCTACCCACCTATACCAGTTATTTTGAGTTCACTGGTGGGGTATCATTTGTTTTAAGAAAGTAG
- a CDS encoding epoxyqueuosine reductase: protein MSKEENYRWLKERAEKEGMVLFGVADFTRYDREHYLSPKEIEGLSYAISMGVRLSKAVLAGIEDGPTLLYSWHYRQANIQLDKTAFLIANLIQERGYRSLPIPASQIVDWRKQVAHLSHKHIARLAGLGWIGRNNLLVTPEYGAQVRLVTVLTDLPLPVADRVLPFGCGDCFSCISACPVSALGERAEDYSFERCFDKLTYFCKKKNLGLYICGICVKACPGRGVKD, encoded by the coding sequence ATGTCGAAGGAGGAGAACTATCGCTGGCTTAAGGAGCGGGCGGAGAAGGAGGGGATGGTTCTTTTCGGGGTGGCTGATTTCACCCGCTACGATCGGGAACATTATCTTTCCCCAAAGGAGATAGAGGGGCTATCCTATGCCATCTCGATGGGGGTAAGGCTTTCTAAGGCGGTCCTCGCTGGTATTGAAGATGGTCCTACTCTCCTTTATTCCTGGCACTACCGCCAGGCGAACATCCAACTCGATAAAACCGCTTTCCTCATCGCCAACCTAATCCAGGAGAGAGGATATCGCAGTCTTCCCATTCCCGCTTCTCAGATCGTCGATTGGCGGAAACAGGTGGCACATCTCTCCCATAAGCATATCGCTCGCTTGGCAGGATTGGGCTGGATCGGTAGGAATAACCTCCTGGTAACCCCTGAATATGGGGCACAGGTGCGGTTGGTTACCGTTCTCACCGATCTCCCTTTGCCCGTGGCGGATAGAGTCTTGCCCTTTGGCTGTGGCGACTGTTTTTCCTGTATCTCTGCCTGTCCTGTATCTGCCCTGGGGGAAAGGGCAGAGGATTACTCCTTTGAACGATGTTTTGATAAATTGACCTATTTCTGTAAAAAGAAGAACCTGGGGCTTTATATCTGTGGGATATGCGTTAAGGCGTGCCCAGGAAGGGGGGTTAAGGATTAA
- a CDS encoding response regulator, with protein MSEKRVLIAGRERVVLTKAESALSELPLSLELEQNIKDAGKRMEENPPDIVVLDVAEEEDISLLPLFFKSSPRPAVIILAPEDRFPLIANALKMGADDYLTKPFRPKDLALRVELFLKEELIRDKGGSSFIGGTLSELSVAELIKGCEDNFLTGELLINEGNDKFVIRFEGGRVKEVKAGGKREEEAIEKLLKLTEGKFVIIQYPFNLAKREIKEEEGEKKPPSSALEAGMSGSSLGRLSSIEISGKNYQIQTELYTTGEGRITTLVISEGQIYKKIEKAWPQAEESELPERIEKVNQQHQQVMETLNEVVPLLLANRDIVAPLLMQAIQLIETRLKEEVGDFITLYYLRKTKEKLSATYPFLEKITINEREKTRLSRDILKEDRGRLIEGIARWLSSTFSQVKDQSPRLKRGGFRELTGPLEYRLDWIGFFDRVNP; from the coding sequence ATGAGCGAGAAACGAGTTCTTATTGCGGGAAGGGAAAGGGTCGTTTTGACCAAGGCAGAAAGCGCCCTTTCCGAGTTACCTCTTTCATTGGAGTTGGAGCAGAATATAAAGGATGCTGGGAAAAGGATGGAGGAGAACCCTCCCGATATAGTCGTCCTTGATGTAGCAGAGGAGGAGGATATCTCTCTTCTTCCTCTCTTCTTCAAATCCTCTCCTCGGCCTGCCGTTATCATCCTTGCTCCGGAAGACCGGTTTCCCTTAATAGCAAACGCCCTAAAAATGGGAGCCGATGATTATCTCACAAAACCCTTCCGCCCCAAAGACCTTGCTCTGAGAGTGGAACTGTTCTTAAAGGAGGAGCTAATAAGAGACAAAGGGGGCAGTTCCTTCATTGGAGGAACACTCAGCGAGTTGAGCGTCGCCGAGCTCATAAAAGGTTGCGAGGACAACTTTTTGACTGGCGAACTGCTAATAAATGAAGGGAACGATAAATTTGTCATCCGATTTGAGGGTGGTAGGGTCAAGGAGGTAAAAGCTGGTGGAAAAAGGGAAGAGGAGGCGATTGAGAAATTACTCAAGTTAACGGAAGGGAAATTTGTCATCATCCAATATCCATTTAACCTGGCGAAGAGGGAAATAAAGGAAGAGGAGGGGGAGAAAAAACCTCCCTCATCGGCTTTGGAAGCGGGGATGAGCGGTTCCTCCCTGGGACGCCTCTCCTCAATAGAGATAAGCGGGAAAAACTATCAGATACAAACTGAACTCTATACCACAGGGGAAGGGCGGATAACCACCTTGGTGATAAGTGAAGGTCAGATATACAAGAAGATAGAGAAAGCCTGGCCTCAGGCAGAGGAAAGCGAACTTCCGGAGAGGATAGAAAAGGTGAACCAACAGCACCAACAGGTGATGGAAACCCTGAACGAGGTGGTCCCCCTCCTACTTGCCAACCGGGATATAGTGGCGCCCCTTTTGATGCAGGCGATCCAACTCATTGAAACGAGACTTAAGGAGGAAGTAGGAGACTTTATTACCCTTTACTATCTGAGAAAAACGAAAGAGAAACTCTCGGCGACCTATCCCTTCTTAGAGAAGATTACCATAAATGAAAGGGAAAAAACCCGCCTTTCTCGTGATATTCTAAAAGAGGACCGGGGAAGGTTGATCGAGGGCATAGCCCGGTGGCTCTCCTCCACTTTCTCCCAGGTAAAGGACCAATCCCCCCGCCTTAAGCGGGGTGGTTTTCGCGAACTAACTGGTCCTTTGGAATATAGACTTGATTGGATAGGATTTTTCGATCGGGTTAATCCTTAA